From the genome of Candidatus Syntrophosphaera sp.:
GATCCGGACGGCGTCTGGCAATGGGCGGTGAGTTACGATAGCGTTAGCTATCAAAGCGGCCACGACCTCGTGCTGGACCACAACGGCGACCTGAGGATCTGCGGCGAACTGTGGGGCACTTGCAGTTTCGGAAATACAACCCTGACCAGCTATGGCTCGAGCGACCTGTTCATCGCCCGGCTGAGCACCGATGGGACCTGGCTGGACGCGATCCAGGTGGGCTCACCAGCCCAGGAAACCACTTCAGCCCTGACCGCGGCGGCGGATGGCCTTTATTTTAGCGGATATTTCTACACTCAGCTCAGTTTTGGCCCCTTCACGCTCTCTCCAGCCGCCGCCAATTCCTATTTCATCGCCAAGCTCAGCAACACTGGGGACTGGCTCTGGGCCAACGCCTGGTCGGGGACCGGCTATAGCAGGGTCTTTGACTCCTGCGCCGACAATGTGGGCAACGCCTACTTGACCGGCTGTTTCACCGGCACCCAGACGCTGGGTTCATTCACTCTGACCACCGGAACCACGGAAAACATCCTCTTAGCCAAGATCGGAAGCCCCTCCTATCCTGTGGTCACAGTCGCGGGTCAGGTGGTGGGGAATGTGCCTCCGCTGGCTGGCCTGCCGGGGGTGGCAATCAGCCTTTCCGGCCCTGCGAATTACTCTGTTACCACCTCAACCGACGGCAGCTTCACTTTTTCCGGGGTGAACTCACACGAGGTCTACATCCTATCCTGCAATGCTCCGGGATTTGACCCCTTGTCGCTGGTAGTGGAGGTCAACACTGATTATATCGGCCTGGGCACCCTGGTTCTTTACGAGACCTGTTACCCTCCCGCGTCGGTCAGCGCGGCGATCGAAGGGATGAACGCGGCTGTAAGCTGGACCGTTCCTCGCGACCTGGCTGGATATCAGCTTTGGCGTCTGAGCGCGGGCGATGAACAAAACGAAAACGCCTGGACCCTGCTCACGCCGAATCCCATAAGCGGCCTCAGCTTTTTGGATACGGGTTGGGACCCTCTGCCCTATGGAAATTACCGCTGGGCGGTGAAAGCCGTCTATTTTGGCGGACGCCTCTCCCCTCCCGCTTTCAGCAACGTCATCCTCAACCATGCCCATTTGGGGACCGTGGCCGGAACGGTTGTCGATGCCCAGAATGAAGCGATCCCCCAGGTCAGCCTGCGTAGCGGCGAGTTCTTCTCCCAGAGCGGTCTTGACGGCTCTTTCAGCCTGATGCTGCCGGAGGGTGCTCATCTGCTTCGCTTTTCCCATCCCTGCTTCGCGGCGCAAACCATGGAAGTCCAAATAACCACCGCGCAAACCACCGTCACTGATTTGCAGTTATCCGCCTCAAACCTGCTGCTGAGCGAGGATTTCGAGGCCTATCCCGAGTTTTCGCTCTCCTGCCTGCCCTGGATCCTGAATGATGTTGATCAAGACCCCAGCCAGTTGCTGCCCGGATATGATTATCCCAATGGTACCCTGCCCTCCGCTTTCATGATCTTCGCTCCGGCAGGCACAATACCTCCTCTCACAACCTTCGAAGCCCACAGCGGCACAAAGTTCGCGGCCTCCCTGGCGGGGCAAATGCTGGGCAACAACGACTGGTTGATCTCTCCACTAAAAAGCGGTGGCGGAACCCTCAGCTTTTGGGCCAGATCGTTTTCCGCGGCGGGCGGCTTGGAAATGTTCCGGGTGGGAGTTTCCGCGGGCGGAACGGAGCCGGGCGATTTCACCTTCATCAGTGGAGCGCAGGTGATTCAGGCGCCTCAGCAGTGGACCGAGTTTTCCTATT
Proteins encoded in this window:
- a CDS encoding choice-of-anchor J domain-containing protein — its product is MKKLVLVLLIVFAFALLSAQLSEWKWAVQAGAAGDDRGNSLTRDASGNLYVAGSFEYSVTFGATTLTSHGSSDFFLAKMDPLGNWLWAISAGGDSLDYATGVEVDAAGNIYVSGGFGSTASFGPFNYTASGYTDPFVAKLDSQGNWLWVKRASSSYAAYGFVSLDPQGNVWFSGIYSGITQFGTINLIASVYDIFVCKLDNDGNWLWVRRVNGPGHDQAGNCIFDAAGNAYICGDFMNSLNFGNLNIQAQGSQQSFVAKVDPDGVWQWAVSYDSVSYQSGHDLVLDHNGDLRICGELWGTCSFGNTTLTSYGSSDLFIARLSTDGTWLDAIQVGSPAQETTSALTAAADGLYFSGYFYTQLSFGPFTLSPAAANSYFIAKLSNTGDWLWANAWSGTGYSRVFDSCADNVGNAYLTGCFTGTQTLGSFTLTTGTTENILLAKIGSPSYPVVTVAGQVVGNVPPLAGLPGVAISLSGPANYSVTTSTDGSFTFSGVNSHEVYILSCNAPGFDPLSLVVEVNTDYIGLGTLVLYETCYPPASVSAAIEGMNAAVSWTVPRDLAGYQLWRLSAGDEQNENAWTLLTPNPISGLSFLDTGWDPLPYGNYRWAVKAVYFGGRLSPPAFSNVILNHAHLGTVAGTVVDAQNEAIPQVSLRSGEFFSQSGLDGSFSLMLPEGAHLLRFSHPCFAAQTMEVQITTAQTTVTDLQLSASNLLLSEDFEAYPEFSLSCLPWILNDVDQDPSQLLPGYDYPNGTLPSAFMIFAPAGTIPPLTTFEAHSGTKFAASLAGQMLGNNDWLISPLKSGGGTLSFWARSFSAAGGLEMFRVGVSAGGTEPGDFTFISGAQVIQAPQQWTEFSYSLADWQDQDIRIGINCVSYRNRMFCLDDISVTASDAAADPVLTPAISALETTPNPFRDEARISFRLSRSAHCQLSVYNVRGQLVSQLVNGLLPAGTSTLIWTGMDSRGRKVSPGIYLFRLQSGQITLNSR